A window of the Dehalococcoidia bacterium genome harbors these coding sequences:
- a CDS encoding fumarylacetoacetate hydrolase family protein: MRIVRFSCSGKVKYGVMEKDLIRGLRGGPFTRLLMDGSTYHLEEVKLLAPCMPSKIVCLGLNYRSHAVETRMSIPRVPLIFLKPSTAVIGPDDQIVLPRESRRVDYEGELGVVICKSARHVSEGKAKEYVLGYTCFNDVSERHNQRDDGQWTRAKGYDTFAPIGPWIETEIEADDLMLQTFLNGQRQQSISTSDLIFGIDRLINFISGVMTLLPGDVIATGTPSGIGPMNPGDTVEVKIDGIGTLKNTVVRE, translated from the coding sequence ATGCGTATCGTTCGGTTTTCTTGCTCTGGCAAGGTCAAATACGGCGTGATGGAAAAGGACTTGATCCGTGGGTTGAGGGGAGGACCGTTTACTCGTCTGTTGATGGACGGGAGCACATATCATTTGGAAGAAGTGAAGTTGCTTGCTCCCTGTATGCCGTCAAAGATTGTTTGCCTGGGGTTAAATTACCGCAGTCATGCTGTGGAGACCAGAATGTCCATCCCCCGAGTGCCATTGATCTTCCTTAAACCTTCTACGGCGGTCATTGGCCCCGATGATCAGATTGTGTTGCCGAGGGAATCCAGACGGGTGGATTATGAAGGGGAGTTGGGTGTGGTTATCTGCAAAAGTGCCAGGCATGTATCTGAAGGCAAGGCAAAGGAATACGTATTGGGGTATACTTGCTTCAATGATGTCTCGGAGCGGCATAATCAGCGGGATGATGGCCAATGGACTCGAGCCAAAGGGTATGACACTTTTGCGCCAATAGGGCCGTGGATTGAGACGGAGATTGAGGCGGATGATCTGATGCTGCAGACATTCCTCAATGGCCAAAGGCAACAGTCTATCAGCACCAGCGACTTGATCTTTGGCATTGACAGGCTTATCAATTTTATTTCCGGGGTGATGACGCTCTTGCCTGGTGATGTTATTGCTACGGGAACCCCATCGGGTATCGGGCCGATGAATCCGGGCGATACCGTTGAGGTCAAGATTGACGGCATAGGCACACTGAAGAACACGGTTGTGCGCGAGTAA
- the rimM gene encoding ribosome maturation factor RimM (Essential for efficient processing of 16S rRNA) encodes MPNTESEKQTESHDFLTVGYIRGHWGIHGEVTVEVMTDFPDRFEPQRKLYLDGHPLTIERSHPHKGYFILKLSTIDDIPSADKLRGKALEIPLREAHTLPEGEYYRFQLVGLEVVTTEGESVGRITEILPTASNDVYIVHGPRGEILIPAISDVVKSIDITKGQLIIEVISGLLD; translated from the coding sequence GTGCCTAACACGGAATCCGAAAAGCAGACGGAAAGCCATGATTTCTTGACAGTGGGATATATCCGCGGGCACTGGGGTATTCACGGAGAGGTCACAGTTGAGGTGATGACCGATTTCCCTGACCGGTTCGAACCTCAGCGGAAATTGTATCTCGATGGCCACCCTCTGACCATTGAGAGAAGCCATCCCCACAAAGGCTATTTCATACTCAAACTCAGCACCATAGATGACATCCCCTCTGCCGATAAACTCCGCGGGAAAGCCTTGGAGATACCATTGCGTGAAGCCCACACCTTACCCGAAGGAGAATACTATCGTTTCCAGCTTGTAGGACTTGAGGTGGTGACTACTGAAGGGGAATCGGTGGGCAGAATCACCGAGATTCTGCCCACCGCCAGCAACGATGTCTACATAGTGCATGGCCCTCGAGGAGAAATCCTCATCCCCGCTATTTCAGATGTAGTTAAGTCCATCGACATCACGAAGGGGCAACTGATCATCGAAGTCATTAGCGGGCTATTGGACTGA
- the selA gene encoding L-seryl-tRNA(Sec) selenium transferase, producing MVYNSGIVASKEDFRNLPSVDKLLVEKRIARLVGEYSHDTVTNVVRRYLEELRESMSQSNPCPTFDQIAITAESRIQSLGTVGPKAVINATGVILHTNLGRSPLSPEAIIAMKSASEGFNNLEIDLESGKRGSRHVHVERLLCQLTAAEDALVVNNNAAAVLLGLSALAKRKEVIVSRGQAVEIGGGFRIPDVMRQSGAKLVEVGTTNRTYPADYEQAITPRTAALLRVHSSNFKVVGFAQEVTIEEMADLGKRRGIPVFDDLGSGCLLDTTVFGLDAEPRVQDSVAAGAGLTFFSGDKLLGGPQAGIIVGEKHLITKLKKHPLARAMRIDKIRLAALSATLIHYLKGEALCKIPIWRMISSPLNEIERRANQWAQEIGELASTIAGESTVGGGSLPGSTLPTRLTTIQIPSNTKVMDLAQKLRLASMPLIGRIEHKTLVLDPRSVLPEQDADMLQAVRKVLLTMP from the coding sequence ATGGTATATAATTCAGGCATAGTGGCGTCAAAAGAGGACTTCCGAAATCTTCCCAGCGTGGATAAGCTTCTCGTGGAGAAGCGCATTGCCCGTCTCGTCGGGGAATACTCGCACGATACGGTCACCAATGTAGTGCGTCGATATCTGGAAGAACTGCGCGAATCCATGAGCCAGAGCAATCCCTGTCCAACCTTCGATCAGATTGCCATCACCGCCGAATCCAGAATCCAGTCTCTGGGAACCGTCGGCCCCAAGGCGGTGATCAACGCCACCGGAGTGATCCTCCACACCAATCTGGGCCGATCCCCCCTCAGTCCGGAAGCGATCATCGCTATGAAATCGGCCTCAGAGGGATTCAACAACCTGGAGATCGACCTCGAGAGCGGCAAGCGAGGCTCCCGCCATGTTCATGTCGAGCGTTTATTATGTCAACTAACCGCCGCTGAGGACGCCCTGGTTGTCAATAACAATGCTGCAGCTGTACTCCTGGGGCTCAGCGCGCTGGCCAAAAGAAAAGAGGTCATTGTATCGAGGGGACAGGCGGTGGAGATCGGCGGAGGCTTCCGCATCCCCGATGTGATGCGCCAGAGCGGAGCCAAACTGGTGGAGGTGGGAACCACCAATCGAACTTATCCGGCCGACTATGAGCAAGCGATCACTCCTCGAACTGCCGCCCTGCTGCGGGTTCACTCCAGCAACTTCAAAGTGGTTGGGTTCGCTCAGGAAGTAACCATAGAAGAGATGGCTGATCTAGGCAAGAGACGGGGCATTCCCGTGTTTGACGATCTAGGCAGCGGCTGTCTTCTGGATACCACAGTGTTCGGTCTGGATGCCGAGCCGAGGGTACAGGATAGCGTTGCGGCCGGTGCAGGACTGACCTTCTTTTCAGGGGATAAGCTCCTGGGTGGGCCGCAAGCGGGCATCATCGTGGGAGAAAAGCATCTGATAACCAAACTTAAAAAGCATCCGCTGGCGCGGGCAATGCGCATCGACAAGATCCGGCTGGCGGCACTTTCGGCCACGCTCATCCACTATCTCAAGGGAGAAGCCCTGTGTAAAATCCCGATCTGGCGCATGATTTCTTCTCCTCTCAACGAGATCGAAAGGCGCGCCAACCAGTGGGCGCAGGAAATCGGCGAACTGGCCAGTACGATAGCCGGAGAGTCCACAGTGGGTGGCGGAAGCCTGCCGGGAAGTACGCTGCCGACTCGCCTGACCACCATCCAGATACCCAGCAATACAAAGGTAATGGACCTAGCACAAAAGCTGAGACTGGCCTCCATGCCGCTGATAGGTCGCATCGAACACAAGACTCTGGTCCTCGATCCCCGAAGCGTCCTTCCTGAACAAGATGCCGACATGCTTCAGGCCGTACGCAAAGTCCTCTTGACCATGCCTTGA
- the tuf gene encoding elongation factor Tu, with protein MAKKVFERKKPHLNVGTIGHVDHGKTTLTAAITKVLAASNPEVSFRAFDSIDNAPEEKARGVTIAIAHIEYETEKRHYAHVDCPGHADYIKNMITGAAQMDGAILVVAADDGAMPQTREHLLLARQVNVPSIVVALNKVDIVDDADLLEVTEMELREDILPKYGFPTDTPIIRVSAVKALECGCGKRECQWCGQVLKLMDAVDNYIPLPERKIDLPFLMPVEDVFSIKGRGTVATGRIERGKVKVGEEVEIVGLGTTRKVVVTGVEMFHKQLTEGLSGDAVGCLIRGIEREDIERGMVLAKPGSIKPLTDFSGQVYVLSKEEGGRHTPFFSGYKPQFYIRTMDITGALELPAGVEMALPGDNVLMKIKLITPVALEEGLRFAIREGGRTVGSGVITKVA; from the coding sequence ATGGCCAAGAAAGTTTTTGAACGTAAGAAGCCACATCTCAATGTTGGTACAATCGGGCATGTGGATCATGGTAAGACGACGCTCACAGCGGCAATCACAAAGGTGTTGGCGGCTAGTAATCCTGAAGTGAGCTTCCGTGCGTTTGATAGTATTGATAACGCTCCTGAAGAGAAGGCCAGGGGTGTTACCATTGCTATTGCTCACATTGAATACGAGACGGAGAAGCGCCATTATGCTCACGTAGATTGTCCGGGACATGCTGACTATATCAAGAATATGATTACCGGCGCAGCGCAGATGGATGGCGCCATATTAGTGGTGGCGGCGGATGATGGGGCTATGCCGCAAACGCGTGAGCACCTGCTCTTAGCGCGTCAGGTGAACGTGCCGTCAATCGTTGTTGCCCTGAACAAGGTAGACATTGTTGACGACGCTGATTTGCTTGAAGTGACTGAGATGGAGTTGAGGGAAGATATATTGCCGAAATATGGTTTCCCTACTGATACTCCGATAATACGTGTCAGCGCGGTCAAGGCGTTGGAGTGCGGGTGCGGCAAGCGGGAGTGTCAGTGGTGTGGCCAAGTTTTGAAATTGATGGATGCCGTTGACAACTATATCCCGCTTCCCGAGCGCAAAATAGACTTGCCGTTCCTGATGCCGGTAGAAGATGTGTTTAGTATCAAAGGTCGTGGAACTGTAGCTACAGGCAGAATAGAGCGGGGCAAGGTCAAGGTAGGAGAAGAAGTGGAGATAGTAGGGCTGGGCACGACGAGAAAAGTTGTGGTGACCGGTGTTGAGATGTTCCACAAACAATTAACGGAAGGTTTATCCGGCGATGCAGTGGGATGCTTGATCCGAGGGATTGAGCGAGAAGATATTGAACGGGGCATGGTGCTGGCAAAGCCTGGATCGATCAAGCCGCTGACGGATTTCAGCGGTCAAGTCTATGTGTTGTCGAAAGAGGAGGGCGGAAGGCATACGCCGTTCTTTAGCGGATACAAGCCCCAGTTTTATATCCGAACGATGGATATCACTGGAGCACTTGAATTGCCAGCCGGTGTTGAAATGGCATTGCCTGGTGACAATGTTCTGATGAAAATAAAGTTGATAACCCCGGTGGCGCTTGAGGAGGGTTTGCGGTTTGCTATCAGGGAAGGTGGGAGGACAGTGGGCTCTGGGGTTATAACTAAAGTCGCCTAA
- the secE gene encoding preprotein translocase subunit SecE, whose amino-acid sequence MKRQLAATKEAKPRFQFVRDIVAELKKVAWPSREDAARLTVIVLVVTAAMAVALGGLDWVFAKFTDTVLIK is encoded by the coding sequence ATGAAGCGACAACTTGCGGCAACGAAAGAGGCTAAGCCCCGATTCCAGTTTGTGAGGGATATAGTTGCTGAGTTGAAGAAAGTCGCTTGGCCCTCTAGGGAGGATGCAGCTCGTCTTACGGTGATCGTGTTGGTTGTGACAGCGGCCATGGCGGTTGCGCTTGGGGGTCTCGACTGGGTTTTTGCCAAGTTCACGGACACAGTCCTGATAAAGTGA
- the rpmG gene encoding 50S ribosomal protein L33 — translation MAKKKGDTRITITLACSQCKERTYTTAKNKRNDPARLELNKYCPRCRVHTPHREGK, via the coding sequence ATGGCAAAAAAGAAAGGTGATACACGCATTACAATAACTCTTGCTTGCAGTCAGTGCAAGGAGAGAACTTACACTACAGCCAAGAACAAACGGAATGATCCTGCGCGGTTGGAGCTCAATAAATACTGTCCTCGTTGCCGCGTTCATACTCCACACCGCGAAGGTAAATGA
- the rplA gene encoding 50S ribosomal protein L1 produces the protein MANHGKKYQEAAKLVEKDKLYAPKEAVALAKKISFTKFDETVEIHFRLGVDPRHADQQVRGVASLPNGLGKRVRVLVFTQGEGDKLARDAGADYVGGEDLVKQIEGGWLEFDVAIATPDMMPKIAKLGKIIGRRGLMPNPKSGTVVNAGDLPRAIAEVRKGRVEFKLDKTALIHLPIGKASFSEEKLFENMASVVEAVAGARPSGAKGQFIRSVSLATSMGPGIGLDVRPILESGAS, from the coding sequence ATGGCAAATCATGGTAAGAAATATCAAGAAGCAGCCAAGCTAGTGGAAAAAGATAAGCTGTACGCTCCAAAAGAGGCTGTGGCTCTGGCAAAGAAAATTTCCTTCACTAAGTTCGATGAGACGGTTGAAATCCACTTCCGTCTCGGGGTCGATCCTCGCCATGCGGATCAACAGGTTCGAGGGGTGGCATCCCTTCCTAATGGTTTAGGTAAGCGGGTGAGGGTTCTGGTGTTCACCCAGGGAGAAGGGGATAAGCTTGCTAGAGATGCAGGGGCGGATTATGTTGGGGGTGAAGACCTGGTCAAACAGATAGAAGGCGGTTGGCTGGAATTTGATGTGGCTATCGCTACCCCGGACATGATGCCGAAGATAGCCAAGCTGGGGAAAATCATTGGACGACGCGGACTTATGCCTAATCCGAAGTCTGGGACTGTTGTCAATGCCGGTGACTTGCCCCGGGCGATTGCTGAAGTGAGAAAAGGAAGAGTGGAGTTCAAGCTGGACAAGACAGCACTGATCCATCTTCCCATTGGCAAGGCGAGTTTTTCCGAGGAGAAGCTCTTTGAAAATATGGCGTCAGTGGTTGAGGCCGTTGCCGGTGCAAGACCGAGCGGAGCCAAGGGGCAATTCATCCGAAGCGTTTCACTCGCAACATCCATGGGTCCTGGTATAGGGCTGGATGTCAGGCCGATACTTGAGAGTGGCGCATCCTAG
- a CDS encoding selenium metabolism-associated LysR family transcriptional regulator — protein MDIKQLKTFCAVAEKKSFSLAGETLGLTQPTISFQIASLEQELQTKLFDRGGRITTLTRGGEILHRYASQVLALTLEAEQSIRKLQGLFWGEVSVGASTIPGEYILPRLLQKFKEAHPGIVITMAVGDTKSIADKVLASEVEVGVVGASEKNEKLTFARFVTDELVLIAPARNSWFAAEKATLEELKRVPFIAREIGSGTRTIAQQKLRESGLSVDDLNIAMTLGSTTAVKVAVESGAGVSIVSRRAVQHEIKLGLIKVMDIEGLELRRDFFVVHRKLKVLSPAAEALLQFLGEQR, from the coding sequence ATGGATATCAAGCAACTCAAAACATTTTGTGCTGTAGCGGAGAAGAAGAGTTTCTCTCTGGCGGGTGAAACGCTGGGACTGACTCAACCGACGATCAGTTTCCAGATTGCCTCACTGGAGCAGGAGCTCCAAACCAAGCTGTTTGATCGCGGAGGGCGCATCACTACGCTCACCAGAGGCGGCGAGATTCTGCATCGGTATGCCTCTCAGGTTCTTGCCCTGACTTTGGAAGCAGAGCAGTCTATCCGGAAACTTCAAGGTCTCTTTTGGGGCGAGGTCAGTGTTGGCGCGAGCACGATTCCCGGCGAGTATATTCTCCCTCGCCTTCTGCAGAAATTCAAAGAGGCTCATCCGGGGATAGTGATCACCATGGCTGTCGGTGATACCAAGAGTATTGCAGACAAGGTACTCGCCAGTGAAGTGGAGGTCGGTGTAGTAGGAGCCAGCGAGAAGAATGAGAAACTCACTTTCGCCCGGTTTGTAACCGATGAACTAGTGTTGATTGCCCCGGCTCGGAACAGCTGGTTTGCCGCGGAAAAGGCGACATTGGAAGAGCTCAAAAGGGTTCCCTTCATTGCCAGAGAGATCGGCTCCGGTACCCGAACGATTGCTCAACAGAAGCTGAGGGAATCTGGGCTGAGTGTAGATGATCTGAATATTGCTATGACGCTGGGGAGTACCACTGCTGTCAAGGTGGCGGTCGAATCTGGAGCAGGAGTCTCTATCGTGTCCCGAAGAGCAGTTCAGCATGAAATCAAATTGGGATTGATCAAAGTGATGGATATTGAAGGGCTGGAACTCCGCCGTGATTTCTTTGTTGTCCACCGGAAACTGAAAGTGCTTTCCCCTGCAGCCGAGGCATTGCTTCAGTTTTTGGGCGAACAGCGTTGA
- the nusG gene encoding transcription termination/antitermination protein NusG codes for MEGNGKNWYVIHTYSGYEERTKANLDNRIEFMDVRDKIFQVVVPTENEIEIRGGERRTIARKMLPGYVLVQMKMDEESWYVVRNTPGVTGFVASGSRPIPLDEEEVQGILNRMSSTVPKVKIGFSAGDNIRIVDGPFAEFIGTVSDINLEKGKVRVMVSFFGRETPIELDLSQVQTI; via the coding sequence ATGGAAGGGAACGGGAAAAACTGGTATGTGATTCACACCTATTCGGGTTATGAGGAACGTACCAAGGCCAATCTGGATAACAGGATTGAGTTCATGGATGTGAGGGACAAGATCTTTCAGGTTGTGGTGCCTACAGAGAATGAGATCGAGATCAGAGGTGGAGAACGGCGCACCATAGCACGGAAGATGCTTCCGGGCTATGTTCTGGTTCAAATGAAAATGGATGAGGAAAGCTGGTATGTGGTCCGTAACACGCCTGGAGTCACTGGATTTGTGGCATCGGGAAGCCGACCCATACCGCTGGATGAAGAAGAAGTCCAAGGCATACTGAATCGGATGAGCTCCACTGTTCCAAAAGTGAAGATTGGTTTCTCTGCAGGAGACAACATTCGAATCGTAGATGGGCCCTTTGCTGAATTCATTGGGACCGTGAGCGATATTAACCTTGAGAAGGGGAAAGTACGAGTTATGGTGTCTTTCTTTGGGCGGGAGACTCCGATTGAACTCGACTTATCACAGGTGCAAACGATTTAA
- the rplJ gene encoding 50S ribosomal protein L10: MANKEAKAELIAEIKEMLDRAEFVIATDYRGLTVAGISELRAKLREQKVDYRVVKNTLAAFAATESGKADLSKFLVGPTALAIGYDDVVQPTKVVMDYLRSSKGAISVKGGVLGDRLLTEADIEVISRLPPKEELIARCVGLVQSPISRLLNVLNGNLQGLVGLLQARAKQLEGG; this comes from the coding sequence ATGGCAAATAAAGAAGCAAAAGCGGAGTTGATCGCAGAAATAAAAGAAATGCTCGATCGTGCAGAGTTCGTGATCGCCACTGACTATCGAGGGCTCACTGTGGCAGGGATATCTGAGCTGAGAGCAAAACTGCGAGAACAAAAGGTTGACTATCGCGTAGTCAAGAATACTTTGGCGGCTTTTGCTGCCACTGAATCCGGGAAGGCCGATCTTTCCAAGTTTCTGGTAGGCCCAACGGCTCTGGCAATCGGGTATGATGATGTGGTCCAACCGACCAAGGTGGTGATGGACTACCTGCGTTCTTCAAAAGGAGCCATCAGCGTAAAGGGTGGAGTTCTTGGTGATAGGCTGCTAACGGAAGCGGATATCGAGGTGATATCCAGACTTCCTCCCAAAGAGGAACTTATCGCCAGGTGTGTTGGGCTTGTCCAATCGCCCATTAGCAGGTTGTTAAATGTTTTGAATGGCAATTTACAGGGGCTTGTTGGTCTGTTGCAGGCTAGAGCCAAACAGTTAGAAGGAGGATAA
- the rplK gene encoding 50S ribosomal protein L11 has product MAKKVKTILKIQLPAGAATPAPPVGPALGQHGVNIMAFCKEYNDRTASQAGSIVPAEITIFDDRSFTFIIKAPPVADMLKKAAKLEKGSQTPGAKKVGSVTSDKVKEIAQIKMKDLNAIDVDGAMRIVEGTARSMGIEVMKSEGSN; this is encoded by the coding sequence ATGGCAAAGAAAGTAAAGACAATTCTCAAAATCCAACTTCCTGCGGGAGCCGCGACTCCTGCTCCTCCCGTGGGGCCTGCCTTGGGGCAGCACGGAGTTAACATCATGGCCTTTTGCAAGGAGTACAACGATCGCACGGCATCTCAAGCCGGATCGATTGTCCCGGCCGAGATCACCATCTTCGACGATCGGTCATTCACATTTATAATCAAGGCGCCACCTGTAGCCGATATGTTGAAGAAGGCTGCCAAATTGGAAAAGGGGAGCCAGACACCTGGAGCGAAGAAAGTAGGAAGTGTAACCAGTGACAAGGTCAAAGAGATTGCGCAGATAAAGATGAAGGATTTAAACGCCATCGATGTTGATGGCGCCATGCGGATCGTCGAAGGGACCGCAAGAAGCATGGGGATTGAAGTAATGAAAAGCGAAGGATCGAACTAA
- the rplL gene encoding 50S ribosomal protein L7/L12, which yields MTESLGKDKLIEAIKQMTVMELAELVKALEEEFGVSAAVPVAMAAPAAGGAAAPAVEEQTEFTVILKSFGESKINVIKAVREVTALGLKEAKELVEAAPKPVKEGVTKEEAAAMKAKLEAAGAAVEVK from the coding sequence ATGACAGAGTCGCTAGGTAAGGATAAGTTGATCGAGGCTATTAAGCAGATGACCGTCATGGAACTGGCGGAATTGGTGAAGGCCCTGGAGGAGGAGTTTGGCGTTAGTGCAGCAGTGCCGGTTGCCATGGCTGCTCCAGCCGCAGGAGGCGCAGCAGCGCCGGCAGTAGAGGAACAGACAGAGTTTACTGTTATTCTCAAGAGCTTTGGTGAGAGCAAGATCAACGTGATAAAAGCGGTCCGTGAGGTCACTGCATTGGGATTGAAGGAAGCCAAGGAGTTGGTGGAAGCTGCTCCCAAACCCGTAAAAGAGGGCGTGACCAAAGAAGAAGCCGCTGCCATGAAGGCGAAGCTGGAAGCAGCAGGCGCTGCCGTCGAAGTAAAATAG